A genomic segment from Polyangium mundeleinium encodes:
- a CDS encoding NUDIX hydrolase produces MSRRPIPTWFFAMVVVRRGDEYLLVHERGHGQTWYLPGGRVEPGERIVDAAVRETLEEAGVRAAIQGILRVEHSPHPSGTARCRVFFLARPDGDPTPKSEPDEHSLGARWVKLEELAGLSLRGEEAREILNAVAAGAPSYPLSVLTYEGAAWAPRR; encoded by the coding sequence GTGTCCCGCAGGCCCATCCCTACTTGGTTCTTCGCGATGGTCGTCGTGCGGCGCGGTGACGAGTACCTGCTCGTGCACGAGCGCGGGCACGGACAAACGTGGTACCTGCCCGGCGGGCGTGTCGAGCCGGGCGAGCGGATCGTCGACGCCGCGGTGCGCGAGACGCTCGAAGAGGCCGGCGTGCGCGCGGCGATCCAGGGCATCCTGCGCGTGGAGCACTCGCCGCACCCGAGCGGGACGGCGCGCTGCCGCGTGTTTTTCCTGGCGAGGCCCGACGGCGATCCGACCCCGAAGAGCGAGCCGGACGAGCACTCCCTCGGCGCCCGGTGGGTGAAGCTGGAGGAGCTCGCGGGGTTGTCCCTGCGTGGCGAGGAGGCGCGCGAGATTTTGAATGCGGTCGCGGCGGGCGCCCCCTCGTACCCGCTCTCCGTGCTCACGTACGAGGGCGCCGCGTGGGCGCCCCGACGTTAA